Proteins encoded within one genomic window of Xylophilus sp. GOD-11R:
- the imuA gene encoding translesion DNA synthesis-associated protein ImuA: MPVAAILQPAYLPGALSQIWSGDSLAHAESEIESSGFPALDAELPGGGWPVGAMSEVLHAGAETFAWPLLLPALSRLVSAQGRPVALVGAPHRPFGPALAAQGLPPEALLWVRCDAANARLWACEQSLRCRDVSAVVAWLPQARVGDLRRLQLAAAQYERLLWVFRPQGSAGQSSPARLRLSVEQGDSADTMTLHLLKRRGPPLSRPIPVASQPARLAAVLEASRRRRAQRMPEPQAASATGATVVRLESFFLASKAEHALDRTSVAA, encoded by the coding sequence ATGCCAGTTGCCGCCATTCTCCAGCCCGCGTATTTGCCCGGAGCGCTCTCCCAGATCTGGAGCGGCGACAGCCTGGCGCACGCCGAAAGCGAGATCGAGTCCAGCGGCTTCCCGGCGCTCGACGCCGAATTGCCCGGTGGCGGCTGGCCGGTCGGGGCGATGAGCGAGGTGCTGCACGCCGGTGCTGAAACATTCGCCTGGCCGCTGCTGCTGCCGGCGCTGTCGCGATTGGTGTCGGCCCAGGGGCGGCCGGTGGCGCTGGTCGGAGCGCCGCATCGGCCTTTCGGCCCGGCGCTGGCCGCGCAGGGCTTGCCGCCCGAAGCCTTGCTGTGGGTGCGCTGCGATGCGGCGAATGCCCGGCTGTGGGCATGCGAGCAGTCCTTGCGCTGTCGCGATGTGTCGGCGGTGGTGGCCTGGCTGCCGCAGGCGCGGGTGGGTGACCTGCGACGGCTGCAACTGGCGGCCGCTCAATACGAGCGCCTGCTGTGGGTTTTTCGGCCGCAGGGCTCGGCCGGGCAATCGTCTCCCGCGCGGCTGCGCCTGTCGGTGGAGCAGGGGGACAGCGCCGACACCATGACGCTGCACCTGCTCAAGCGGCGCGGCCCGCCGTTGAGCCGACCGATACCGGTGGCCTCCCAGCCGGCCCGCCTGGCGGCGGTGCTCGAAGCCAGCCGACGCAGGCGCGCCCAGCGAATGCCGGAGCCCCAGGCGGCATCCGCCACCGGCGCCACCGTCGTTCGGCTGGAATCCTTCTTTCTTGCCTCCAAGGCCGAACATGCGCTGGATCGCACTTCTGTGGCGGCCTGA
- a CDS encoding ABC transporter ATP-binding protein, which yields MFSFFESRVDAFPSSQPGLPTTRFLKFLWDCTEGSRGWVMLLIGLTAAIGAFDALLVATLGRVVDLLGQVQPALLWQQHGVMLAVISAVVVASIGLIWLQTTVQHQVLAINFPMRLRWNFHRLLLAQSMSFYQDEFSGRITSRMMQTALGVRDLLFIFAEVIVGMFINFFTIVVFAAAFDIRLVWPFLIWSLAYAVACVYFVPRVAKVGREQADARSLMTGRVSDAYTNIATVKLFSHSRREAMFARDAMREFQGTGFRQMRLVSGFETVNHALSMLLVLGVAGCSLWLWSNGQVGVGAIAAATAMAMRLNSMAHWIMWQLSNLFENVGTVQDGIKTLSTPHAVLDRPGATTLTVPHGEVRFENLRFAYPAAPATAGSPPTTPRTIIDGLDLVVKPGEKIGLVGRSGSGKSTLVNLLLRFYELDSGRILVDGHDIAGVTQDSLRASIGMVTQDTSLLHRSVRDNIAYGRPDADEAAIAHAAERAEASGFIAQLSDAKGRLAYDAHVGERGVKLSGGQRQRIAIARVMLKDAPILLLDEATSALDSEVESAIQESLYRLMEGKTVIAIAHRLSTIAAMDRLVVLDGGRIAEQGDHRSLMEANGIYARLWAHQSGGFLGETDE from the coding sequence ATTTTTTCCTTTTTCGAGTCGCGGGTCGACGCCTTCCCTTCCTCCCAGCCTGGCCTGCCGACCACCCGCTTCCTGAAATTCCTTTGGGATTGCACCGAGGGTTCGCGGGGCTGGGTGATGTTGCTGATCGGACTCACCGCCGCCATCGGCGCCTTCGACGCTTTGCTCGTCGCCACGCTGGGCCGGGTGGTCGACCTGCTCGGACAGGTGCAGCCCGCCCTGCTCTGGCAGCAACACGGTGTCATGCTCGCGGTGATCTCCGCTGTGGTGGTGGCGAGCATCGGACTCATCTGGCTGCAGACCACGGTGCAGCACCAGGTGCTGGCCATCAACTTTCCGATGCGGCTGCGATGGAATTTTCACCGGCTGCTGCTGGCGCAGAGCATGTCTTTCTACCAGGACGAGTTCTCCGGCCGCATCACCTCCCGCATGATGCAGACCGCCCTGGGCGTGCGCGACCTCCTCTTCATCTTTGCCGAAGTCATCGTCGGCATGTTCATCAACTTCTTCACCATCGTGGTGTTCGCCGCGGCGTTCGACATCCGGCTGGTGTGGCCCTTTCTGATCTGGTCGCTGGCCTATGCCGTGGCATGTGTGTACTTCGTGCCGCGTGTCGCCAAGGTCGGACGCGAACAGGCCGACGCCCGCTCTCTCATGACCGGCCGGGTGAGCGACGCCTACACCAATATCGCCACCGTCAAGCTGTTCTCGCACTCCCGTCGCGAGGCCATGTTCGCCCGCGACGCCATGCGCGAGTTCCAGGGCACCGGCTTTCGCCAGATGCGCCTCGTGAGCGGTTTCGAGACCGTCAACCATGCCCTGTCGATGCTGTTGGTGCTGGGTGTCGCCGGTTGCTCGCTGTGGCTCTGGTCGAACGGACAGGTCGGCGTCGGCGCCATCGCCGCGGCCACCGCGATGGCGATGCGCCTCAACAGCATGGCGCACTGGATCATGTGGCAGTTGAGCAATCTCTTCGAGAACGTCGGCACGGTGCAGGACGGCATCAAGACCCTCTCGACGCCGCACGCGGTGCTCGACCGACCCGGCGCGACCACCCTGACCGTACCCCACGGCGAGGTGCGCTTCGAGAACCTGCGTTTCGCCTACCCCGCCGCCCCCGCGACCGCCGGCAGCCCGCCCACCACGCCACGAACCATCATCGACGGGCTCGACCTGGTGGTGAAGCCCGGCGAGAAGATCGGCCTGGTCGGCCGCTCAGGATCCGGCAAATCCACCCTGGTGAACCTGCTGCTGCGTTTCTACGAACTCGACAGCGGGCGCATCCTGGTCGACGGCCACGACATAGCAGGCGTCACCCAGGACAGCCTGCGCGCCTCCATCGGCATGGTCACCCAGGACACCTCCCTGCTGCACCGCTCGGTGCGCGACAACATTGCCTACGGCCGGCCCGACGCCGACGAAGCCGCCATCGCGCATGCGGCCGAGCGCGCCGAAGCCTCGGGCTTCATCGCCCAGCTGTCCGACGCCAAGGGCCGGCTGGCCTACGACGCGCACGTCGGCGAACGCGGCGTGAAGCTCTCCGGCGGTCAGCGCCAACGCATCGCCATCGCCCGCGTCATGCTCAAGGACGCGCCGATCCTGCTGCTCGACGAAGCCACCAGCGCACTCGACTCCGAGGTCGAATCGGCGATCCAGGAAAGCCTCTACCGCCTCATGGAAGGCAAGACCGTGATCGCCATCGCGCACCGGCTTTCCACCATCGCCGCGATGGACCGTCTGGTGGTGCTCGACGGTGGCCGCATCGCCGAGCAGGGAGACCACCGCAGTCTGATGGAAGCCAACGGCATCTACGCGCGGCTGTGGGCGCACCAAAGCGGCGGTTTCCTGGGCGAGACGGACGAATAG
- a CDS encoding GAF domain-containing protein produces the protein MKTAPLPPDEPQRLRALHELLLLDGPPEEKFDRVVRFAAEQLDVPIALVSLIDDDRQWFKARHGIDVAETPRDVAFCAHAILQPELFVVEDASLDERFSDNPLVTDGPRIRFYAGARSMRRAANA, from the coding sequence ATGAAGACAGCCCCGCTGCCTCCCGACGAACCGCAAAGGCTTCGCGCACTGCACGAGCTCCTGTTGCTGGATGGCCCCCCGGAAGAAAAATTCGACCGGGTGGTGCGGTTCGCCGCTGAGCAGCTCGACGTGCCCATCGCCCTCGTCAGCCTGATCGACGACGACCGCCAGTGGTTCAAGGCGCGCCACGGCATCGACGTGGCCGAAACTCCGCGCGACGTGGCCTTCTGCGCCCACGCCATCCTGCAGCCCGAGCTCTTCGTGGTCGAAGATGCCTCGCTCGACGAACGTTTTTCAGACAACCCGCTGGTCACCGACGGGCCGCGCATCCGCTTCTATGCCGGCGCCCGCTCAATGCGCCGGGCGGCGAACGCATAG
- a CDS encoding response regulator yields the protein MNSSNAPLPAVLLLEPQFVLRRTIVTVAKELDLVAFHEATNIDRALALLGSRKFAGIVIDLGEGPDTVTLLEELRKGAFACGARIPVIVMSSEPGKPDAPTLGPLWPVDVLRKPFKIGALLESVRSMAQHEPGRPH from the coding sequence TTGAACAGCAGCAACGCGCCGCTGCCCGCCGTGCTGCTGCTGGAGCCGCAATTCGTCCTGCGGCGCACCATCGTCACGGTCGCCAAGGAACTCGACCTCGTCGCCTTCCACGAGGCCACCAACATCGATCGTGCGCTGGCTTTGCTGGGCTCGCGCAAGTTCGCCGGCATCGTGATCGATCTGGGCGAGGGCCCGGACACCGTCACCCTGCTCGAAGAACTGCGAAAAGGCGCGTTCGCCTGCGGCGCGCGCATTCCGGTGATCGTGATGAGTTCGGAGCCGGGCAAGCCCGACGCGCCGACGCTGGGGCCGCTATGGCCGGTGGATGTGCTGCGCAAGCCATTCAAGATCGGCGCCTTGCTGGAGTCGGTGCGCTCCATGGCGCAACACGAGCCCGGCCGGCCGCACTGA
- a CDS encoding YbhB/YbcL family Raf kinase inhibitor-like protein — MLEKLPDMLGHALRNQRAGLDAVAFNRIDLRQGTSAIAVSSLAFVDHGPIPMLYTADGDGRSPPLQWGGLPEETGSVLLIVEDADAPTPKPLVHAIVVDLPPGDGAMAEGALSGGDEEDATSEDRDGAGSDEPRTGRNSYLQSEWLPPDPPPGHGLHRYVFQVFALKPGAVFSNKPGRDEVLDVLATHAIASGLLIGTYERDGSVKVDDTAPAPAGAGGPQLA, encoded by the coding sequence ATGCTCGAAAAACTGCCCGACATGCTGGGCCATGCCCTGCGCAACCAGCGCGCCGGCCTCGATGCCGTCGCCTTCAACCGGATCGACCTGCGCCAGGGCACTTCGGCAATCGCCGTGAGCAGCCTGGCCTTCGTCGACCACGGGCCGATCCCGATGCTCTACACCGCCGATGGCGACGGGCGTTCTCCGCCCCTGCAATGGGGTGGGCTGCCCGAGGAAACCGGCTCGGTGCTGCTGATCGTGGAAGATGCCGATGCGCCGACGCCGAAACCGCTGGTGCACGCCATCGTGGTCGATCTTCCACCGGGCGACGGCGCCATGGCCGAAGGCGCGCTGAGCGGTGGCGATGAAGAAGATGCAACGTCCGAAGACCGTGACGGCGCCGGCAGCGACGAGCCGAGGACCGGTCGAAACTCCTATCTCCAGTCGGAGTGGCTGCCACCCGACCCGCCACCGGGTCACGGCTTGCATCGCTATGTTTTCCAGGTCTTCGCGCTCAAACCTGGAGCCGTTTTTTCAAACAAACCCGGTCGCGACGAAGTGCTGGACGTGCTGGCAACGCATGCCATCGCCAGCGGCCTGCTCATCGGAACCTATGAGCGAGACGGCTCGGTGAAAGTGGACGATACGGCACCCGCGCCGGCTGGCGCCGGTGGTCCGCAATTGGCTTAG
- the aroQ gene encoding type II 3-dehydroquinate dehydratase: MTQTVYVLNGPNLNLLGSREPGIYGAHTLDDVRQLCAQACTRLGLKLDFRQSNHEGELVGWLQEAGSAEAAGSAAGTVLNAAAYTHTSVALRDAVKGAGVSLVELHISNVHAREEFRQHSYLSPVARGVMFGFGTAGYPLAIEAVAGWARAKVVV, encoded by the coding sequence ATGACCCAGACTGTCTATGTCCTGAACGGACCCAATCTCAACCTTTTGGGCTCACGTGAACCCGGCATCTACGGTGCCCATACGCTCGACGACGTGCGCCAGCTTTGCGCGCAGGCCTGCACGCGCCTGGGTTTGAAGCTCGATTTCCGGCAGAGCAATCACGAAGGCGAACTCGTCGGCTGGCTGCAGGAAGCTGGAAGCGCCGAAGCAGCCGGATCCGCTGCGGGCACCGTCCTCAACGCGGCTGCCTACACCCACACCAGCGTGGCCTTGCGTGACGCGGTCAAGGGCGCGGGCGTCAGCCTGGTGGAGCTTCATATCTCGAATGTGCACGCCCGCGAGGAGTTTCGTCAGCACTCCTACCTGTCGCCCGTCGCGCGGGGCGTGATGTTCGGATTCGGCACGGCGGGTTACCCGCTGGCCATCGAGGCAGTGGCCGGCTGGGCGCGTGCGAAAGTCGTGGTCTGA
- a CDS encoding glutamine--tRNA ligase/YqeY domain fusion protein codes for MNSPALATHAGTGAAEPVKPSNFLRHVVESDLSQGRYVGRHWGGSPGDAAHHAAGIADPARVRLRFPPEPNGYLHVGHAKSIWLNFSMAAEYGGVCHLRFDDTNPEKEDQEYVDSIRDTVRWLGYDTMLADDPAAPGQSREHEYFASDYFDLMYRAAEMLVEAGHAYVDEQTPEQMRANRGDFTTPGTDSPFRSRSPAENLARLREMRDGQHADGSMVLRAKIDMASPNINLRDPAIYRIRRATHHNTGDRWCIYPMYTFAHPIEDALEQITHSICTLEFEDQRPFYDWLLERLAEGGLLASPQPRQYEFARLNVTYMVTSKRKLKQLVDEKYVDGWDDPRMPTLAGLRRRGYTPAALRLFCERSGVTKVGGWTEYSALEAALRETLDPVAARAMAVLEPVRLVLTNWDGLMGEGFLDACQAPVHPHHPEQGVRHFQFGRDLWIERTDYEDTPPKGYNRLFPGNKVRLKYGHVIECTGAERDADGKLVAVLARLLPDTKSGTPGADAVKVKGVITWVSVADAVPADFNLYDRLFTQPHPDAGDNDFLANLNPASLSRSAGFVEPGTAERARAGALQFERHGYFTADRAAGAPVVEAPLVFNRTSSLRDNWTR; via the coding sequence ATGAATTCTCCCGCTCTCGCGACGCACGCAGGCACCGGCGCCGCAGAACCAGTCAAGCCCAGCAATTTTCTTCGTCACGTGGTCGAAAGCGACCTCTCCCAAGGGCGCTATGTCGGCCGCCACTGGGGCGGCAGCCCGGGCGACGCCGCCCACCATGCCGCCGGTATCGCCGATCCGGCGCGTGTGCGTCTGCGTTTCCCGCCGGAGCCCAACGGCTATCTTCACGTAGGCCACGCCAAGAGCATCTGGCTCAACTTCAGCATGGCGGCCGAATACGGCGGCGTCTGCCACCTGCGTTTCGACGACACCAACCCCGAAAAAGAAGACCAGGAATACGTCGACTCCATTCGCGACACGGTGCGCTGGCTGGGCTACGACACCATGCTGGCCGACGACCCGGCAGCCCCGGGCCAAAGCCGCGAGCACGAATACTTCGCGAGCGACTATTTTGACCTGATGTATCGCGCTGCCGAAATGCTGGTCGAGGCCGGCCACGCCTACGTCGACGAGCAGACGCCCGAGCAGATGCGCGCCAACCGCGGCGACTTCACCACGCCAGGCACCGACAGCCCGTTCCGCAGCCGCAGCCCTGCCGAAAACCTGGCACGTCTGCGCGAGATGCGCGACGGCCAGCACGCCGACGGGTCCATGGTGCTTCGCGCCAAGATCGACATGGCCTCGCCCAACATCAACCTGCGCGACCCGGCGATCTATCGCATTCGCCGCGCCACCCATCACAACACCGGTGACCGTTGGTGCATCTATCCGATGTACACCTTCGCGCATCCGATCGAAGACGCGCTCGAGCAGATCACCCACAGCATCTGCACCCTGGAGTTCGAAGACCAGCGCCCGTTCTACGACTGGCTGCTGGAACGACTTGCCGAAGGCGGCCTGCTGGCTTCGCCCCAACCCCGGCAATACGAGTTCGCCCGCCTCAACGTCACCTACATGGTGACCAGCAAACGCAAGCTCAAGCAATTGGTCGACGAGAAATACGTCGACGGCTGGGACGATCCCCGCATGCCCACGCTCGCGGGCCTGCGCCGCCGCGGCTACACGCCGGCAGCTCTGCGCCTGTTCTGCGAACGCTCCGGCGTGACCAAGGTCGGCGGCTGGACCGAATACTCGGCGCTCGAAGCAGCCCTGCGCGAAACGCTCGATCCGGTCGCAGCCCGCGCCATGGCGGTGCTGGAGCCAGTGCGCCTGGTGTTGACCAACTGGGACGGACTCATGGGCGAAGGCTTTCTCGATGCCTGTCAGGCGCCGGTTCATCCGCACCATCCAGAGCAGGGCGTCCGGCACTTCCAGTTCGGTCGCGATCTCTGGATCGAGCGCACCGACTACGAAGATACACCGCCCAAGGGCTACAACCGCCTGTTCCCGGGCAACAAGGTTCGTCTGAAATACGGCCACGTCATCGAATGCACCGGCGCGGAACGTGACGCCGACGGCAAGCTGGTGGCGGTGCTGGCGCGCCTGTTGCCCGACACCAAGAGCGGCACGCCCGGCGCTGACGCGGTCAAGGTCAAGGGCGTCATCACCTGGGTATCGGTAGCCGATGCGGTGCCGGCCGACTTCAACCTCTACGACCGGCTGTTCACCCAGCCGCATCCCGACGCGGGCGACAACGACTTCCTGGCCAACCTGAATCCGGCGAGTCTGTCGCGCAGCGCCGGCTTCGTGGAGCCGGGCACCGCCGAACGCGCACGCGCCGGCGCCTTGCAATTCGAGCGCCATGGCTACTTCACAGCCGACCGCGCGGCCGGCGCCCCCGTCGTCGAAGCACCGCTGGTGTTCAACCGAACCTCCAGCCTGCGCGACAACTGGACCCGCTGA